A single window of Micromonas commoda chromosome 6, complete sequence DNA harbors:
- a CDS encoding predicted protein produces the protein MSLLVEGVALTPSGRPVLAPEELELRMIERVDVEFGDKRAGNMRGGLQGREADKYVAGVALVTSHRLIWLDQARAPGTEGLSCSVHLSRVIEAAPVPLKMTGAPSSSSLATRVPPGQPPPPAAPPPPAAAGRPAAFAISAGVGGVLHRQHQEHKQRQETVTEAFTDMNALMAKAKEMVTLAEHLAAVANRRQQRGTDSSGSDASDAETTEMDAMMLSMGIASPVTRETAGALYHQQLARQLADWLPQVLAKRGGILALPDVFCLFNRARGSELISPEDLLKACQLWRRLGVPLQFRRFESGVQVVQSLDRSDDEVCATLTEMINRPLGPSDDETRDAMRRMDAYSASVALGIPPTIASEYLLMAERHGILCRDDGPEATYFYPNFFPECEATY, from the exons ATGTCGCTCCTGGTCGAGGGCGTGGCGCTCACGCCGAGCGGTCGGCCGGTGCTGGcgccggaggagctcgagctgcGGATGATCGAGCGCGTTGACGTCGAGTTCGGCGACAAGCGCGCGGGGAACATGCGCGGCGGGCTGCAGGGCAGAGAGGCTGACAAGTACGTCGCGGGAGTCGCCCTCGTCACCTCGCACAGGCTGATATGGCTCGATCAGGCGAGGGCGCCCGGAACGGAGGGACTGAGCTGCAGCGTACACCTCTCGCGGGtcatcgaggcggcgccggtgccgctGAAGAT gaccggcgcgccgtcctcgtcgtccctcgcgacgcgagtGCCCCCCGggcaaccgccgccgcccgccgcgccgccgccgcccgccgccgcggggaggcccgccgcgttcgccatcagcgcgggcgtgggcggcgtgCTTCACAGGCAGCACCAGGAGCACAAGCAACGGCAGGAGACGGTAACTGAGGCGTTCACGGACATGAACGCGCTCatggccaaggccaaggagatggtgacgctcgccgagcacctcgccgccgtcgccaaccgACGCCAACAACGGGGAACGGACTCGAGcggctcggacgcgtcggacgcggagacgacggagatggacgcgatgATGCTGTCGATGGGGATAgcctcgccggtgacgagggagaccgcgggggcgctgtACCACCAGCAGCTCGCCAGGCAGCTCGCGGACTGGCTCCCGCAGGTGCTCGCCAAGAGGGGAGGGATCCTGGCGCTCCCCGACGTCTTCTGCCTGTTcaatcgcgctcgcgggtccGAGCTCATCTCGCCGGAGGATCTGCTCAAGGCGTGCCAGCTGTGGAGGCGGCTCGGGGTGCCGCTGCAGTTCAGGCGGTTCGAGAGCGGCGTGCAGGTGGTGCAGAGCCTGGAcaggagcgacgacgaggtttGCGCGACGCTCACGGAGATGATCAATCGACCGCTCGGACCCTCGGACGACGAAAcacgcgacgcgatgcgaaGGATGGACGCGTACTCCGCGTCCGTGGCGTTGGGCATTCCCCCCACGATCGCGTCGGAGTACCTGCTGATGGCGGAGAGGCACGGGATCCTGTGCCGGGACGACGGCCCGGAGGCGACGTACTTCTATCCAAACTTTTTCCCAGAGTGCGAGGCGACTTATTAG
- a CDS encoding predicted protein: protein MAPVKSAEELRKAQDEEAAARREKEKRALFLREQRQRQQPAQREKLLMVPPGFQPTPDAGNRKVMQMPAPRNLALAAFGAGPGSQTAMTPGRQAAIAAMQTPLPNRNRRESVSMTPGPRGGRLSEIMSTPMAMSTPRSSGGRGTAPPGSRGAAMLQQAMCTPARETVVAETPAGSRGMVVAATPLHSRDGGGVGAQQQQRVGARKGMLGFGAMVREAREAEEEQAPSKRAKKMFTFGGRGD from the coding sequence ATGGCGCCCGTGAAgtccgccgaggagctccgaAAAGCgcaggacgaggaggcggcggcgcgacgagagAAGGAGAAGCGCGCGCTGTTTCTGCGCGAACAGCGGCAACGGCAGCAGCCGGCGCAGCGCGAGAAGTTGCTCATGGTTCCGCCCGGGTTTCAGCCCACGCCGGACGCGGGTAACCGCAAGGTGATGCAGATGCCCGCGCCCAGGAACcttgcgctcgccgcgtttggCGCCGGACCGGGATCACAGACGGCGATGACACCGGGGCGGCAGGCGGCGATTGCCGCCATGCAAACCCCTCTGCCGAACCGGAACCGCCGCGAGTCGGTCTCGATGACCCCGGGAccccggggcgggcggtTGAGCGAGATCATGAGCACGCCGATGGCGATGAGcacgccgcgttcctccggGGGACggggcaccgcgccgcctgGGAGCaggggcgccgcgatgctGCAGCAGGCGATGTGCACGCCGGCGAGAGAGACTGTTGTAGCGGAGACTCCCGCGGGATCTCGCGGgatggtcgtcgccgcgacgcctctTCAcagtcgcgacggcggaggcgttggggcgcagcagcagcagcgggtGGGCGCGCGGAAGGGTATGTTGGGTTTCGGCGCGATGGttcgcgaggcgagggaggctgaggaggagcAGGCGCCTTCGAAACGCGCGAAGAAGATGTTCACCtttggcgggcgcggcgactgA